A DNA window from Zingiber officinale cultivar Zhangliang chromosome 3A, Zo_v1.1, whole genome shotgun sequence contains the following coding sequences:
- the LOC122052094 gene encoding pentatricopeptide repeat-containing protein At1g80270, mitochondrial-like, whose translation MAKRQIPLLNRVLVEKPVPSSKASTGLLLPEKITKCDYGVVVGDGVCDKHGNPNPVKNGYSLLLSKGHGWTELKLRDKRSNCIGFPCSPSLTTYVGSGSLKLEEFLYSKGSNISSSSIQLKSYTHGSISLKPVLWSRYLSSQAGANSGDKEDDLEDGFSDLEVPLESADSVDGAGKGDDEELISEGEFSEEYDETAVSSLDLVGVEASEGGAKKERLRLLHSPIFKIIKETPRNSLMRALDKYAEEGNSLGRDEINLAMFKLRKRRLYSIALQFVEWLEASKKIELDARDYVSHLDLIAKVNGLFKAEKYIEKIPESFRSEVVYRTLLANCVAASNVKKAEEVFRKIRDLGLPITAFTCEQLLVLYKRVDRKKIADVLLMMEKEKIKPTLFTYTVLVGVKCQTHDILGMEHILETMKSEGVEPDLLIKSLVAKAYIFAGLKEKAEAALKEMEGNGVLENRYVCHILLPLYAALGKADDVARIWKVWGEKPYLDECLAAMEAWGKLGQIEKAEEVFEQVVKTWNFSSKAYGAMLQVYVNNKLVAKGKELVNRMSENGCQISPLTWDALVKLYAESGEVEKADSILHKAFQQKRLRPLYSSFITVMDQYAKRGDIHNTEKIFHRLEQMGYVSGPKQYQSLLQAYVNAKTPAYGFVARMKADNLFPNKIMVAQLKGIDAFRKSPISELLD comes from the exons ATGGCGAAGCGTCAGATTCCTTTGCTCAACCGTGTTCTCGTGGAGAAGCCCGTCCCTTCCTCCAAGGCCAGCACCGGGCTGCTCCTCccggagaagataactaag TGTGATTATGGAGTAGTAGTAGGTGATGGGGTATGTGATAAACATGGAAATCCTAATCCTGTGAAGAATGGCTACTCTCTTCTTCTGTCAAAGGGGCATGGGTGGACTGAGCTGAAGCTGAGAGATAAAAG GAGCAACTGCATTGGTTTTCCTTGTAGTCCTAGTTTGACTACATATGTAGGCAGTGGTAGTTTAAAGCTTGAAGAGTTCCTTTACTCAAAAGGCTCTAATATAAGTAGCAGCTCCATTCAACTGAAGTCATATACACATGGGTCTATTTCTCTGAAACCTGTCCTTTGGAGTCGATATTTATCTTCTCAGGCTGGAGCAAATTCAGGCGATAAGGAAGACGATCTAGAAGATGGGTTTTCTGACCTGGAGGTACCACTGGAATCTGCTGATTCTGTGGATGGTGCAGGCAAAGGAGATGATGAAGAGCTCATTTCCGAAGGGGAGTTTTCCGAAGAATATGATGAAACTGCAGTAAGTTCACTTGACTTGGTAGGTGTTGAAGCAAGTGAAGGTGGGGCAAAAAAGGAGCGGTTAAGGCTCTTACATTCTCCGATTTTCAAGATAATAAAGGAAACCCCGAGGAATTCTTTAATGAGAGCACTTGATAAGTATGCTGAGGAAGGGAATTCTCTTGGGAGAGATGAGATAAATCTTGCTATGTTTAAGCTAAGGAAGCGACGTCTCTACTCAATTGCACTCCAG TTTGTTGAATGGCTAGAAGCTAGTAAGAAAATTGAACTTGACGCGAGGGACTATGTTTCTCATTTGGATTTGATTGCAAAGGTTAATGGTCTATTCAAGGCTGAAAAGTACATCGAGAAAATTCCAGAATCATTCAGGAGTGAGGTGGTTTACAGAACTTTGTTGGCTAATTGTGTTGCTGCTAGTAACGTCAAGAAAGCAGAAGAAGTGTTCCGCAAAATCAGAGATCTCGGTCTTCCAATCACAGCTTTTACTTGTGAACAGTTGTTGGTGCTCTACAAACGGGTAGACCGGAAGAAGATCGCTGACGTACTCTTGATgatggaaaaggaaaaaataaaacctaCGCTCTTCACTTATACTGTGCTAGTCGGTGTCAAATGCCAAACCCATGACATATTGGGTATGGAGCATATTCTGGAGACGATGAAATCTGAAGGTGTGGAACCTGATCTTCTAATCAAGTCCTTGGTTGCAAAAGCTTACATATTCGCTGGTTTGAAGGAAAAAGCAGAGGCAGCATTGAAAGAGATGGAAGGAAATGGTGTCCTGGAGAATCGCTACGTTTGCCACATTCTTCTCCCTCTGTATGCTGCCTTGGGCAAAGCAGACGACGTTGCAAGAATATGGAAAGTGTGGGGTGAGAAACCTTATCTGGATGAGTGTCTAGCTGCAATGGAGGCATGGGGTAAGCTTGGGCAAATTGAGAAGGCGGAGGAAGTCTTTGAGCAGGTGGTCAAGACTTGGAATTTTTCTTCGAAGGCCTATGGCGCCATGTTACAGGTTTATGTGAACAACAAGCTAGTGGCCAAAGGAAAGGAATTGGTAAATCGGATGTCTGAGAACGGATGCCAAATCAGTCCTTTGACTTGGGATGCGCTAGTGAAACTCTACGCTGAATCAGGGGAGGTGGAGAAAGCAGACTCAATATTGCACAAGGCTTTTCAACAAAAGAGGCTTAGACCTCTCTACAGCTCTTTTATAACTGTGATGGATCAATATGCTAAAAGGGGTGATATCCATAATACCGAAAAGATTTTTCACCGGCTGGAGCAGATGGGATATGTCAGTGGACCCAAGCAATACCAGTCTCTGCTCCAGGCCTATGTGAATGCCAAGACACCTGCCTATGGCTTCGTGGCACGGATGAAAGCCGACAACCTATTTCCTAACAAGATTATGGTCGCACAACTGAAGGGTATCGATGCGTTCAGGAAGAGTCCGATCTCGGAGTTGCTTGATTGA